The region ctacatggtctaggttcagatcccagtacgcacatggcggctcacaactgtctatgactccacatccaagggatctgatgccctcttctgacctacacagaCTCTTCACAAgtgtaatatacatacataagcccaggaaaaacactcatacatataaaataattcattattttttttgcagactttgggactggagaggtgacttagTGTTAGGAGCatctgctgttcttccagaggacccaagttctgttcccagtacccacgttgtctatcaccaccatctgtaactccagttccaggggacccaacatagtaagttccagaacagccaggactatgtagaaagaccctttctaaaaaaaaattaaaattttctgtgtttttatttgtgtttgtgggtGCCAGTGATGGTCAGAAGAGGCCCTCTTTCGCCCTTGAGCAGGAgtcacaggcagatgtgagctacCCAGAGTAggtgttctctggaagaacagcaagcaatCTTTCCTGAGCCATCTgcattaaaaatatctttaataacgTCTCCAACTCTGCTGCAAAACAATAGGTCTGGATTTCTTTTCTGTGTAAAAGTCACAgatctcctttaatcccagcactcgggaggcagaggcaggcggatctctgtgagttcgagaccagcctggtctacaagagctagttccaggacaggctccaaaaccacagagaaaccctgtctcgaaaaaccaaaaaaaaaaaaaaaaagtcacagatcCCAGTTTGGCCTGAGTCATAGCCTGTGAAAGATTAAGGGAACTCCTCAGGCTGTTGAGAGTGACAGTCTGGAGCTGTTTCTGTCCTCTTGCTTCTGACAAGTCCAAAGAAAGGACAGGCTGAGCTGTAGGCCAGTTCTACTTCCTGCCATAGACGTGACTATTTTCAGATTCCATATAACTTCATGGTGTTCCCAAAGGACCCAGGACACTGCGCATTCAACCGGCGGACAGTCTGCAGCCTGTTGGTCACTAAGTCACCATGGCAAACGGCAGCATGGGGCCCTACTTTTCCAACCATTCTccatttaagtttttattttcttcccaccctcctttctttcttccttcctttccttctttccttttttactttcttgctattttttttaagatttatttatttgtgccgGGCACTGGTGCCACACATCTTTGatatcagcatttgggaggcagaggcaggcagatctccagacTACCTCAGTGCTTCTTCTCCAGGAGATCTTTTGAAAGCCATCTAGAGcacagggcgatggtggcgcacgcctttaatcctagaactcaggaggtggaggcaggaggatctctgtgagttcgaggccaacctgggctacaaaagctagtaccaagacaggctccaaagctacagagaaatcctgtctcgagaaaccaaaaaagaaaaaacaaaacaaaaccgtcTGAAGCTAGTCAAGTAGCCTGCACTGGATTACATGTAGAATTACAAGCTTTTTTTTATTAGgtagattgtatgtgtgtgtgtttgtgtgtgtatgtgttgtgcaGACTGTCacgatctctgtaagttcatatgAGATTCTTCCCTGTTGTCTGAAAAATGCTGTTTccttaaatctattttttttttcttaaacatagGGTCTAAGAGTCAAAGTCAGGATCTCATGCTGACCAGGGCAGCCCTCTACCGACTAAGCTATCTTCTCAGtcctaagactttttttttttaagttctttgagagtttcatacaacatatttttgttttttggttgagacaaggtttctctgtgtaacagctctatctgtcctggaactcgctttgtagaccagaataGCCTAGAATTCatagagatgcacctgcctctgcctcctgagttctgggattaaaggcaggtgccaccaacCCTGaccactattctttttttttttaatccttcaaGATCAATTTATGCTGCCCCAATACTCTTGTCTGTGTGGTTTTTCCACTTCAGAGTGGTCAACTTATCAGGGCTTatactcttagagaaaactgtcGCTCCCTATCCCACAAGCTAACAATCACCAGCACCTCTGCAGCTAGGGGTGGGGTTTTGTACCCGTCTCACCTACAGATGCTGGGATTTGGTCTAGCCTGGGCTTCCACAGATCTTGTGCAAGCTGTTACAGCCACTGTGGTGAGTTCCTATGGGCAACTCTCCTAGcatgtccagaaaacactgtttccttgtgTTCAGGGTGAGtctgctcccctcttccccaaCTCTCCAGGCAATTTAGGCAGTCGCTACTCTGTGGAGGTCACAGCCACTGGCCTACCCACCCTAATTGCCTCAGCCTGGTTTCTGCAGTGGCTGGAGTATCTCTAGCTCTCACGCTCATTCTACCTCCTTCTGCAAGGTATCTGTTCCTTTTAGGGCTAAGCGCTTtgcagtctcttattttctgcagcTTGGCCAGTTGTAGGTCACTGTGTTCATCCCCATCTGCTTTTCAGAGGACAACTGAGAGATTCATTGATCTATGAGTGTAATGGCGATTCATCAGAAATTGGTTTTAAACTATGTCAGGATAGCAGGATAGCAATAGCTTCTACCATAGGACCTAGAACTTGTTCAGTCACAGATTCTTAGCCATGTAATGGTACCAAATGTGTTTCATCTTGTGGAACTggacttaaatccaatcagaaagtggttgattACTCCCATGATTTGCTTATTTAATCTCATCTAAATATCTGTCTATCTAGATATCTATCTTCTAGGTAGATATTTTTGaggcctgaaacttgctttgtatatCAAGCTGGAATTCACAAATCcacagagaggggctggagagatggctcaacagataagagcactgcctactgttccagaggtcctgagttcaattcccagcaaccacatggtggctcacaaccatctgtagtaagatttGGTGTCCTGgcctgcagaacactgtatacataatgaataaataaatctaaaaaaaaaaaccaaatccaCAGAGAGCATGTCCATCGTTAGGCAagtattctttattattattatttttttttttttggtttttcgagacagggtttctctgtggctttggagcctgtcctggaactagctcttgtagaccaggctggtctcgaactcacagagatccgcctgcctctgcctcccaagtgctgggattaaaggcgtgtgccaccaccgcccggccttattattattttttaataatttatttatttgggttttttttttggtacattggtattttacctgcctgtacgtctgtgtgtgatggaggaaggtcattggttaattaataaagaaactgcttggcctgatagtttagaacataggtgggtggagtaaacagaacagaatgctgggaggaagaggaagtgagctcagagccaagcctctgctctccagggcataCATGATAAAGCTCCaatccaggatggacgtaggctagaatccttctcggggcataagctagccaggcggcccagagcagggtggcaggaacgcaatcccgcagctcctacaacaggtGTGAAAGTATCAGAtcccagccgggtggtggtggcgcacgcctttaatcccagcacttgggaggctgaggcaggcggatctctgtgagtttgaggccagcctggtctacaagagctagtgcctggacaggcaccaaaaacctcagagaaaccctgtctcgaaaaaatccaaaaaaaaaaaagtattagatcccctggaacaggagttatagacagttataagctgccatgtgggtgctgggaattgaacctgggatctctggaagagcaagcagtgctcttaacccttgagacatctctccagccccatagacAAGTATTCTTAACAACTAAGTTATATGCTTTTCTGAAGCCCTGTTCTTTTGAATTCTGTCTTTGTCAATCCCTTGACCTATACTCCAAGAGTGTTTAGCCTGTGAGGATAGgcaaaggattctgggaaagaGCCCTTCTGTGGTAAGGAGGGACTCTTGGGAAGGctcttagctatcagggaaggGACACGTTAACCTCTGCCTCTCCCATGTTAGCCTGTGCTGTTTTCATCCGTCTCCACCCCATCCCctacctcctcccacccccagtttaGAATGCACGACATTTTTCTTCATGCCTGCAAGGATTTTGTGGAGGGAGGTTTGGAGACAACACTTCCACTACCAAACTGGGGTGCCATCCCCAGGTCAgcctcctgtctccctccttttctcctaaTTTCAtccttgttctgtttttctgcaTCTTCTCATCTACTTTTAGCTCCCAGAGTGCAGCCATGAGAGTAACACAGGGAAGGACCTGGGAAAGAGGCAGGTCCAGGGGAATGTGGATAAGCCCCAGGCATTGCCACTTCTGGGATGGAAGAGAAGtaaatgccagaagaggacagtggAGCCAACCAGAAGCCAAGGCCTGAGAACTGAGGTCTGGCAAGGGGACCTCCATTCTATACCTCCAGAAGCAGATGGGGATCTGCCAAACTGAGGTGAGGTTCTGGTCCACTTCTCCACTGCGAGGAGAAGACAAGCTGAGTCCTATGTTGGGTTTGACGCAGACACTATTACTAAGGATCTTTGCTGCTGTGGCTCTAGGATGATCCGGACACAGGGATGCGACATTGCTGCCCAGGTCAATGCTTGCTTCTCAAGCTGTAAGCTGCCCATCAGTCCCACAGGTTGACAAAGGGGACAGATCAGTCCTCGATGGTAATGGATGCTCACACTGCTGGTTCTCAGATCAAACATGAATATAGAGAGCTCAAGGGGCAAGCAGCCAGATGGAGATGGCCATCAGCCCAGGCTAAAAGAATCTGAGATACACGGGGGCATTGCCAGGGTATAGAAAGCTACTGCATTTGCCCAGCAAGGATCTGGCGTCCATCCCAAGAGCCTTAAGTGGACgtggggagtggaaggagggctAGATCTTAGAAACAAGCATTTCTTGCACGCTGCTCTGTTCAGACCCTCTTCCTTGAACTCTCTGTAGCTATCTGACTCGCCACCACCTTTGCTGTTCTGTGACATCACCTTCCCTTGGGGAAATTTGTGTTCTTTTGATTTTACCAACTCTGGATTCCAGAAGATTCATGGCCTTATGTGGTgctatatgcctgtaatcccactcGTTGGGGTCTTAGAATTATAACTAAATTGAGGAGCTATCTATCTTTATATTGTTATAAACTAATCATAGAACTCTcgttgtagaccatgctggcctcaaattcaaagaaatccgtctgcttctgcctcccaagtgctgggattaaaagtgtacaccaccactgactggcaaaccctttttttttttaaagttttcactcatttttatgtgcactggtgttatgcctgcttgtatgtctgtgtgagggtgtcagagcctctggaattggaattacaggcaggcgtgtgctgccatgtgggtgctgggaatagaatctgggtcctctggaagaatagctagtgctcttaaccactaagccatctttctggccctggcttttgtttttttttttcaaacaattattgtgtgtatgtgtacttgcTTGTGTGCCATAGCAAGTACATGGTACTGGAGGGgcagtttgtgggagtcagttctctccctcatCCGGTGGGTGCTAAGGCTGGAACTCATGTCATTAGGCAGAAAGCATCTTcacttgctgaaccatctcactggtccaaataatgtcttttatttgattaaatcaaagcagctcacatctttagtcccagccctctgGAAGCAGATCTGACAGTgatctgagagttcaaggccagcctggtctgcaaagctagttctaagacagccagggctgttacacagagaagccctgtcttgaaaacaaaacaaaacaaaacaaaaaacaattgtatgaaaaaaatctattttaaatttaagaaaaaataagaaataaaataaaaacaaagagaagaaggaCAAGGAAATTCCTAGCCTTGGCATTGTAGCTCAGGTCTATAattcctagcactagggagactGAGGTGGGGGATCAGTtaaactagcctgggctacatagtaagttgagccacaaaataaaaacttgtattgaaacaaaaaacaaaacaaaaaaaaaaccatgaagacAAATAGcaatagtttaatttttatttatctatttttattattttgagacagggtctcatctagCCCTGaatggcctagaacttactatgtagaccaggttggctttaaaactcacagagatctgcctgcctctacctctctactgctgggattaaactgtTATGCTACCAAGCAttcctgaaatattttaattaaaggaaactctttgagatagggtttcatgtggcacaagctggcctcaaactactaGTTCAGGTTCTCGATTTGAAATTGTTAGAACTGCTGTTCTGCAGAAACAGGTGTGGTGGAGAGAAACAGGAAATAGAAAAGTCAAGACTTGGAATGGAGCTCTTACTAAAAAAACCTCTTTGTATCcccatctttccctctcttcttatACAGCCAATGCTGTCCTCAAACCTAGTGAGTATTAGTGACCTTAataaacttgtgatcttcctgtctctaagCCCACGTCTACaattccaggtgtgtgtgtggtgctggggcttAGGCTTTTGTGCGTGTTAGGCAAGCATGCTGCCAATTGAGCTAAGTCCCCACTcttagtgttttgagacagggtcttatttatatagcccaaactgacctcaaattcactgtgCGTCACCTTGAACTGCGCATCCTTCTGCATCCACCTCCCACAGAcctgcaccaccatacccatctTTATGTTGTTCTACACCCTAACTTCattgctggagaaatggctcagtggttgagagcacctgctactcttccaaaggacctgagttccattttcAGCACTCGCATAGACCCTCCTAagtgcctgtaacttcagctccaggggatctcacacactcttctgacctctgtgggtgcctcttgcacacacaggaaaatactcatacCACACATCAACACCCcctcaaccacacacacatacaaataaatcctttaaaaggTTAGAAacaaccaggcagtagtggcacatgcctttcccagcagagacagaggcagaggcagagacaggcaggtctctgtgagttcaaggccagcctggtctacagagacagagtgagttccaggacagccagcagtacacagagaaatcctgtcttgaaaaaagaaaagcttagaaaCTGGCTCTGGTGAGCGTGTTGGCACACACTTTAGTAGTtagagtccaacctggtctacaaattgaatTACAGGACAGAGGACAGTCGGGGCTTTTACGAAGAGAAACCCcattggaaaaaacaaaacaaaacaaaacaaaaaaaccccagcaaAAACAAACTGGCTCTAGAAGCCACAGAtgtgaaggaaagaaataagggaaaaCATCAGTATTTTGGAGGTTACTATCCAACCTTGACAGTTCTTACTTTATTTAGCGTGTTGCTATACGTATTTTGCAAAGTATTTTTCTCTCAGGGGTGAGGACTGCTTTGCCTGCCAGGTGGGTCTTGTAATCTGCTGGTCGACAGGAGTCTTCTTGGCCACTATGATCTCATCTACCGTCACCAGCTGCTGCACCAGCTCAGAGACTGCTTGCAGTCCTTGGGCTTTGGTCTTCAGTATGTCCCATATCCCTTCCTGGGCCACATTTATTATCCCGTCTGTTCCCACTCCAGTGAGGAAGTTCCCAGTTTGATGAATTCCACTCATTTCTGCCATCACACATTGGGCAGCTAAGCCTGCATTCTCTGCCAAGGTTTTAGGTAGAGAGCTCAGGGCATGGGCAAATGCTAGAAAGGCCAGACCATTGGGGCCTGCCAGTCGGCTTCCTTTGTCCGACAACATTTTTGCCAGAGCCATTTCTGTGGCCCCAGCTCCTGGTAGCACTCTGGGATCTTGACACAACTGTGAAAATGCATCAATGCCATAGTAGACAGCCAGCTCTGCACCCCGAAGTCCATGGATGGTGGGCCCCCTAAGGACTAAAGTGAGAAAAGGTGTATCCTCATGTTCCCACTCAAACACCACCGCCACACTGCCTTGCAGCTCCATCCTGTAAACCTTCTGGCACTTCCCGGGCTCCAGGGGAGGAAGCAGCCGAGTCAGCAGAGGAGTGCCCAACGTCTCACTCAGGTAGACCATATCCTTTCGTGACTTGGCCTGAATCACCATGATGCCACAATTGTTAGCCTGGACCACCGTCTTCTCATTAACTTccccccataccactgccacattaATGTCCATAACGGCCAGCTGGGCTATTTCCTTTTCCACTTGTTCGGTTTCTTTCTGAAATCTTGGTAGTTCTTCAGGGTTGGAGAGACGGGCCGTGGCCAGTGAATATGGATTTGTAGGACCAAAGGGGCAAATGAACAGGGCCACCCTGGCATCAGCTAGCACCTCGGTCGTTTCTCCACAGGGTTTCCCACATATGGCTAACCCTGGGAGAATGTGGGAATCCATCAGGGTCCCCCCCTCCAGCATGCACACGCGAATATGCTCAGGCTTGAAGGTGCCATTTGGCTCTCTGGTAACCCAACACACATGAGCCACAAGCTTGGTTAAATACTCTGTGTTGGACAGGGTATGGGTGTTTATCACAGAATAGAGGGCCCATGATGGGTCTTCCAAAGGCCCTAGAGAGCGAATGGCCAGGGAAGGCAGAGCTGTCAGGATTTCTGCTGTGGCCGTGGCCAAGCTCTCCCGGAGCTGGTTTCGAGCTAAGCCGGCCCACAAAAGGTACTGGGCCTGCTCTAGTAAGGCTTCGGTCAGGAGAACTACAAAGGTTGTGCCATCCCCAGTGTTATCTGCCTGTATTTGGGCTACTTCTCGGACAAACTGGGCAGCTGGGTGCTCCAGTTCCAGCGCTCGAAGGATGACGGCGGCATGACCTGTACAAACTGTTTCTCCCTTAGCAGTCACCAGGAACTTCTGCCGGCCATAGGGGCCATAACAAGGCCGGACGATACTGGCTAGGGTCTGAGCTGCAGCTGTGGCCCTCAGTAGGCATGACCGTTCTCCTCCTAGAGACTCGTTTTTTTTATCCAGGCTTGGCCCCAGCCTCTGAGGCAATTGGAGGGTTGATGAGACTTGGCTTGGCTTGGCCTGCGATGGTGGGGAGACCGCCATGGGTTAGACGCTAAGCATTCCAGGCACTCTAGGAAAAGCAGTAGGTACACCCTTGGCCTCTAGCTTTGACGCTGCTCCGGAAGCCAAAGGCACATCACCTGTTGCAGGCAGACGCCAGCTGGAAAGAAACCTCCCCTTTGCATCCGAGGACGAGGTGCAGAGAGCTCTGTTCTAGACCGGGCTCCAAAGCTGAGTCTGCGCAAAAGCAGGCTCCAGGGCCCTCTGACCAGCGTGAGCTAAACTGTGCCTTTGATGAGATCACAAAGCAGcaaatggaagcagagacagggaatgAAGTCATAAAGGGACAGTTACCACGAGGAGACCCTGACAGCGGGGGAACAAAAGCAAGCAATCCAAATACCTCTGGTGTTGAAATTCCTAATGAGACCTCGCCAGCTGTCTTTGCTGATTTTGAGAGGGAACCGAGGCTGGGGGTGTTCTACGtagcaccaaaaacaaaaacagaagtaaTAATAAAACATGACACACAGTTAGCCCTGTGGTTTatttctgtaaccccagcacttggaggctgaggcagcgcAGTCACAAGTTCCATGCCCGCCTAGGCtataagatgagaatgtctcaaaaagcaaacaataaaaacaaagaccaacAGCAGAAGACCCTAAACAAATACAAACCTAACCTGACAGAGCCTCGTTCTCGTACCCAGAAGGCAGGGACAAGAGAATTGCCACCAGTTTGAGGATAGCCCGGTAACTACATAGGAGGTCTAGGCTAGCCAAggttgtgagaccctgtctcaacagacaaaacaaacaccTGGCAGAATGGAGTGTGCTGGAACACACCTATACACCTGCACTTGGGAGAGGAATGCTGGATGATTACTTTGAGCTGGaggataacctgggctacagaccaagaccctgtcttacaaaacaaaacaaattacagcacacactgctcttacagaggaccctgaATTAACCCCAGGGCtaacactgggcagctcacaactatctgtatctcaggttccagggaacccaacacctctggcctctgccagcaccTGTGTTCCCTCGCATACACCCACACCCAAAtactcataatattttttttttaatttaaaagctgGAGatgatggcccacacctttaattccagcatttgggaggcaagacaagcagatctctgtatttttgaagccagcctggtctacatagcgagttccagaccagctaaggctacatagtgaggctctgactcaaaaaagcaaaacaaaaacaaaatttacaaagcCAACTGTGGTACtgcattcctataatcccagttcttgggagacagaggcaggaacatcTCTAGGAATTCATAGTAAgttctacatagtaagttccaggctagccagacaccctgtctcaaaacagcacaacaacaaaaagctgccAAACTCAAAGAATTGAAGTTTCCCTCTGTCTCCCCTGTCTTTTATTCCTTGCTGGATCTGGTGGAGGATTGATGTTTATAATGTAGACTGACAACCACTTCTTGAGTGCCCACTGTGACCAGTGCCAGCTGAAACATACAGGCAGGACTTGTGGGGAATGAAGTCATCCTTCGGCAGGTGTCAGGGGGAGTGCCCGGTGTGAAGACGGATGTGTGAGTTGAGTCTGGAGGAAACACACCAATGCCAGCCATTTCTCACATTCACTGGCCCTTGTCCCCGAGAGAAACAGAACTTGGAAACCGCAGCAGCATGAATCGTGATAGAATGGTGGCTTATGAGCCCTGGTAGGACAGTGGATACAGTTTTAATATTGTCACCAAGACCTGCTGCAAGGAAGAGGAAAACACCAACATGGATGGAAACTCAGTGAGTCGGGCATCTTAtggagagaaaagcaaacaagcttttttttttttgagaaccaTGATTGTTTTGTAAAACTAAAAtcattctaaaaattaaaaagaggccaggggcctggagaggtggttccCTTTACTTgtagaggacctgactttggttcTCGGAACCCACAGCTGGCATCTGGTGGCTAACAGCTGCCTGTAGCTGCAGCTCCAAAGGATCCAATAATACTTATGGTCTTGGGACAGCTGTAGATGGTACATGTACataactacacatacacacaaatgcacagagcatacaaaaataaataaaataaaatgaaaagaaaccaggcttgatggctcacacttgtaatcccagcaattcagaaggatgaggcaggaggattgcaagttcagggccagcctggactatatattttttttatttatttaactattcatatatttagagacagggtctcattacttttttttttaaatgtgtagcccaggctggcttcgagctcgtgatcctcctgcctctgcctccttcagcaaatcctaccggcgtgtgccaccacaaccggcaGGGTCTCATTACTTATCATGGCTAGACTGGAACTGGTTAGCtgtgaattcacagagatgtgcctgcctctcaGGAGTGCTGAGTTATATTTCAATACCTGTcttaagaacaaaagaaatgacacaaacaaaaagaaacaaagtgcTCAGTACATAGGGAGCCAAGGTCATTGAGAATCCCCACTCGGATGTaactatcatttttttctctttgtgaccAGGTCTGCCGTAGGTCAGGTTGGCCTGATGCTAACTAGgttctttatgttgttttttgtttgtttgtttttgttttttgagacaggatcttcttacacagtcctggctgtctggggaactcactgtgtaggccaggctggcctcgatctcccAGAGATTGAACTacatctgcctccctagtgctgggattcaaggcatgtgctaCTGTGCTTGGcttgtgttatttcttttttattgtcctCTTGAGACAACCTACAGTCTTCCAGGGAGAGTGAGACTCAAATGAAGAATTGCCAAGATCAGATTTTTCTATGGCAATGTCTGGGAGGTATTATCTTTGATGATTGCTTGGGGTAGGGAGTGCATAGCCCAGAGAGGCAATGCCATCACTAGACAGGTATGAGAGAAAGCCGTGAGCGTGAGCGAGCCAGTCAGCAACCTTCCTCTATGGTGTGTGCTTCAGTTCCTCCTTGAGttccttctctgacttccctcagtgatggattgggacctggaagtataagccaaattaaccctttccttcccaagggcTTTGGTCAGTGTtgcatcacagcagcagaaagtagACTAGAAGAGCTTCAACCTCTTGTTTCTCCGATATCAActggcaagtgctgggattataggtaagTATCACTAAACCCCACCACActtagcttgtttgtttttggtttttctgtacatttatttattcatttatttatgttttgtttttttcaaggcagggtttctgtgtgtagccttagctgtcctggaacccactctgtagaccaggctggtctcgaactcacggagatccacctgcctctgcctcctgagccacTACTGCCTATCTTACATTTATAGTTTTATCTTTTGTCTGTGGGTGTGGAGATGAGTATAACTTGTAGGAGTctggccaggtgatggtggcgcacgcctttaatcccagcactcgggaggcagaggcaggcggatctctgtgagttcgagaccagcctggtctacagagctagttccaggacaggctccaaagccacagagaaatcctgtctcgaaaaaaaaaccaaaaaaaaaaaaaacccaaaaaaacaaaaacaaaccaaaaaacaaaaaaaacttgtaggagtctgttttctcctttacccatgtgggtcctggggatcaaactccggTCATCAGGCCCAGCAGCAAgcccttttacccactgagccatctttcaggcTCTGATTGTTTTAAGATAAGGCCTCAAACTGTtggcaaggctggcctggaactctcagtgTTCATCCTTTTGAGTTGCTAGGCCCAGCTCATTGTCATAGTCCCCtcccaccttctttctttcttgagacagggtttcactttgtagcctaagatgatcttgaacttctgctcatcttcttccacctcccaagtgctgagatcacaggtgaaAGTTATTACGTCTGTCTTATGGCCTGCTGgtgtagaacccagggcttcatgaatgCCAAGCAAGCGCTGTACCACCTGGGCTTTGACTCATTGTTTACTTCTTTATGAACATTGTTATTGTATAAATATTATATGCATGATAATGATAGTCATACAATTTTACAAAAATGGTTTATACaaacattttatgttttgttttgtcctggaactaactctgtagaccaggctggcctcaaactctcaagagatccacctgcctctgccttcagagtgctgggattaaaggtgtgcaccaccactgccaggcatatATGTCTTTTTTGGTAATCCTTTTCCTTTCAACATTTTCTTGGCGTAGAAAGTGTTTCTAAGTAGACATTTCTAAGGAGATATCTGAAGACTGTGA is a window of Microtus pennsylvanicus isolate mMicPen1 chromosome 21, mMicPen1.hap1, whole genome shotgun sequence DNA encoding:
- the Cct8l2 gene encoding T-complex protein 1 subunit theta-like 2 — protein: MAVSPPSQAKPSQVSSTLQLPQRLGPSLDKKNESLGGERSCLLRATAAAQTLASIVRPCYGPYGRQKFLVTAKGETVCTGHAAVILRALELEHPAAQFVREVAQIQADNTGDGTTFVVLLTEALLEQAQYLLWAGLARNQLRESLATATAEILTALPSLAIRSLGPLEDPSWALYSVINTHTLSNTEYLTKLVAHVCWVTREPNGTFKPEHIRVCMLEGGTLMDSHILPGLAICGKPCGETTEVLADARVALFICPFGPTNPYSLATARLSNPEELPRFQKETEQVEKEIAQLAVMDINVAVVWGEVNEKTVVQANNCGIMVIQAKSRKDMVYLSETLGTPLLTRLLPPLEPGKCQKVYRMELQGSVAVVFEWEHEDTPFLTLVLRGPTIHGLRGAELAVYYGIDAFSQLCQDPRVLPGAGATEMALAKMLSDKGSRLAGPNGLAFLAFAHALSSLPKTLAENAGLAAQCVMAEMSGIHQTGNFLTGVGTDGIINVAQEGIWDILKTKAQGLQAVSELVQQLVTVDEIIVAKKTPVDQQITRPTWQAKQSSPLREKYFAKYV